One Nitrospiria bacterium genomic window, ATCGAGACCGCATCGCCTACTTCTCGGCCGAATTCGGGCTGACCGACTGCCTTCCGATCTACTCCGGCGGGTTGGGGATACTGGCCGGCGACTTTCTCAAATCGGCGAGCGACTTGGGCCTGCCGCTGGTAGGCGTGGGGCTCCTCTATCAGCAGGGCTATTTTAACCAGTATCTCAACGCGGACGGCTGGCAACAAGAATCCTACGCCGACAACGACTTTTATAATCTGCCGATCCAACCGGTCCTTGATGCAACCGGAAAGCGGGTGACGGTCGAGGTGGCCTTCCCGGAGCGTACCGTCACGGCCCAGGTCTGGCGCGTTGAGGTGGGGCGAGTTCCGCTTTATCTGCTGGATACTAACGTCGATACCAATCGTCGAGAGGACCGTGAAATCACGGATCAACTCTACGGCGGAGACATCGAAATGCGGATTAAACAGGAGATGATTCTTGGAATCGGCGGTTTTCGGTTGATCTCGGCTCTGGGATTACGACCCACGGTCTGTCACATGAACGAGGGGCACTCGGCCTTTCTGGCCATCGAGCGTGTCCGCTGTTTAATGAAGGACCACAAACTCTCGTTTGCCGAAGCCCGGAAGGTGGCCGCCGCCGGTCAGGTATTTACGACCCACACTCCGGTCCCGGCCGGGAATGACTATTTCCACCCCGACCTCGTCGAAAAATATTTCGGGAATTTCTATCGCCAGGTGGGCCTTTCTCGAAAAGAGTTCCTCGCCCTCGGTCGCCAGAATCCCGAAGATGACCGTGAACCGTTCTGCATGACGGTCTTGGCCCTCCGGCTATCGGCCCATCTGAATGCGGTCAGCCGGTTGCACGAAACGGTTTCACGAAAAATGTGGGCCGGCGTCTGGCCGGGCGTCCCGCTCGAGGAATCGCCGCTGTCGCATGTGAACAACGCTGTTCATGTGCGTTCGTGGATTTCAAAGGACATGGCCGATCTCTTTGACCGTTATTTTGGAACCCGATGGCTGGAAGAACCCGCGGATCCGACGAACTGGAAAGGGATTGAAGAAATCCCGCCCTTGGAACTGTGGCGGACGTATGAGCGGCGGCGTGAGCGATTGGTGGCTTTTGCTCGCCGGCGCCTGCGGACGCAGCTTCACCTCAGAGGGGCCCCGGAGGCCGATCTGGAACGGGCCGACGAAGTGTTGGACCCGGGAGCCCTGACGATCGGCTTTGCCCGGCGGTTTGCAGTCTACAAACGGGCGACGCTGCTTCTGCACAATCCGGATCGGCTTGCGAATATTCTCAATCATCCCGAGCGCCCCGTCCAGATCATCTATGCGGGTCTCGCCCACCCCCGAGACGATCAGGGCAAGGAACTGATTCGTCGGATCATCCACCTCTCCCGGCTGGATCGATTCCGGTCCCGGATCGTTTTCCTCGAAAACTACGACATGGAGGTGGCCCGGTATATGGTGCAGGGCGTGGATGTCTGGCTTAACACGCCCCGACGAGGGCTGGAGGCCAGCGGGACCAGCGGAATGAAAGCCACGGCCAACGGCGTCCTCAACGTCAGTATTCTGGACGGCTGGTGGGACGAGGCCTATCAATCCGAAATCGGCTGGGCCATCGGTCGAGGAGAGCTGTACGGCGACGAGGCCGCACAGGACGAAGTGGAGTCCAGCGCGCTGTACGACATTTTGGAGAAGGAAATCATCCCGATGTTTTATGAGCGGGGAACGAACCATCTCCCCCGACGATGGATCACCCGGATGAAAAAAGCGATGGCGGTGCTCTGTCCGGAGTTCAACACCAACCGGATGGTGTGTGAATATTCCGAGCGGTTTTATTTCCCGGCCGCCGATGTTTCTGAGCGGCTGTATGCGACCGATTTTTCGAGGGCGAAGAGTCTTGCAAGCTGGGAGGCGAGGCTTCGGACCCATTGGGGAGAAATCCGGATCGAAAGAGTCGAGGCTCCTCCCGCGCCTCAATTAAGGGTCGGGGACAAGATCGATGTGAAGACCTGGGTTCAGTTGGGGACACTTACGCCAGAGGATGTTACCGTGGAACTGCTCATGGGTCGAACGAATGCACAGGGGGAAATCGTGGAGGCCCAGCCGACCCGGATGGAGTTTAAGGAACGGTCAAAAGAGGGGCTTTCCCTCTTCGAAGTCTGGGCCGTGCCCTGCAGCAAAAGCGGACTTCACGGCTTCACCATTCGTGTGATTCCGAAACACGAGGACCTTTCGAGTCCGTGGGAACTCGGATTAATCCTGTGGGCATGAACGATCTTCCACTCGTCCCGGGGCGACCGGAAAGTGGGAAAACGGTTTGCATTCGACGATCCGCTCACGTAAACGAAATCAAATGAAGCGTCGAATCCTGATCCGACTGCTCGGTCTTCTAATCCTCTTCGCCCCAAACCCGGCTCGGGCTGAATCGCAGGTTTATGTGAGTTTTTCGGTAGGCGGAGCGGTTGTGATCGGCGCAGGAGTCATTTACTGGGGGGTCTCTTCCGGTTCACGGGTGAGTGAATCCGCACCGTCGGAAGATAATCCGAACCGTTTGAAAAGCGCCCCATTCATTCCGCATCTCCCCCCGCAATTCGTCCAGCCCCTTTTCTCCGTCGAAGAACGGCCGCGCCAGGATTTCGGTTTGGTCCCCGATGATTCCCGTCCGGCGTCTCTCGTGGAGCTGCCGTTGTTCGTTTTTCGTTGGTGATCTCCAACACGCCACCGATCGCCGTCGCCGCTTTTCCAAACCGGATTTTTCAATATCTCTTGACGCCGTCGTGCGAATATGCTAATTATGATCCACCCTTTTCGACGGGGAAGTCGCGATAAGCGGTTTTAATACGAGCCTCCATGACGCTGAAGAATAGAATGGAAGAAGGTTTGACGTTCGATGATGTCGTCCTGATCCCGGCCAAATCATCCGTGCTGCCCCGTCTTGTCGAAACGCAGACCCACCTCACCCGGCGGATTCGAATCAATATCCCGATCATCAGCGCCGCCATGGACACCGTCACGGACGCGCGCATGGCGATCGCCATGGCGCAGGAAGGGGGGATCGGAATCGTCCACCGCGCGATGTCTCCCAAGGAGCAGATGGTCGAGGTGGACAAGGTGAAGAAATCCGAGAGCGGAATGATCATCGATCCGATCACCATCTCGCCCGACCAGACCATTCGCGAGGCGCTTCAGCTGATGGCCCGGTACCGGATCTCGGGCATCCCCGTGACCCGGGGGGGCAAGCTCGTCGGAATCGTGACCAATCGCGATCTTCGTTTTGAGACGCGGATGAACCTGAAAGTCTCCGAAGTCATGACGCATAAAAACCTCATCACCGCGCCCGAGGGGACCGGTCTCGAAGAGGCCAAGGCGATCCTTCAGAAAAATCGCATTGAGAAACTGCTGGTGGTCAACAAAGCCTTCGAGTTGAAAGGACTGATCACGATCAAGGACATCGAGAAGAAGATCAAATACCCCAACGCCTGCAAGGACGCCAGCGGACGCTTGCGCGTGGGCGCGGCGGTCGGCGTCGGGGAAGACGCCATGGAGCGGGTCGATCTTCTGTCGAAGGCCGGCGTCGACCTGATCGTTGTGGACACGGCCCACGGCCATTCGCTCAGCGTCCTGGAGACCGTCTCCAAAATCAAAAAGAACTATCCGGACCTGGAGCTGGTGGGCGGCAATGTGGCGACGGCCGAAGCCACCCGGGATCTGATCAAGGCCGGCGTCGACGGCGTGAAGGTCGGGGTCGGACCGGGGTCCATCTGCACGACCCGGATTGTCGCCGGGGCCGGCGTCCCGCAATTGACGGCCATATTCCACTGCGCGGAGGCCGCGGCCAAGCCGGGTGTGCCGATCATCGCCGACGGCGGGATCAAATATTCGGGTGACATCAGCAAAGCGATCGCCGCGGGGGCGGACTCCGTCATGATCGGGAGCATCTTTGCCGGGACGGAGGAGAGTCCCGGCGAAACCGTATTGTTTCAGGGCCGGAGCTACAAAGTTTATCGGGGCATGGGTTCCCTCGGCGCCATGGTCAAGGGGGGGCGGGACCGCTACTTTCAGGAGCATGAAACGGAATCCAAGCTCGTTCCCGAGGGGATCGAGGGCCGCGTTCCGTACAAGGGCTCCATCGCCAGCGTCGTCTATCAACTCGTCGGCGGGCTCAAGGCCGGCATGGGCTATTGCGGCTGCCGGACGGTCAAGGAACTTCAGAAAAAGGCCCGCTTCGTCAAGCTGACGCAGGCCGGGCTTCGTGAGAGTCATGTGCACGACGTGATCATCACGAAGGAGGCGCCCAATTACCGTGTTGAACGTGACTGAACAGGTTCCGGGTGAAACCCGTTGAGGTAATCATGCGCGCCGCCGAAGGGCATCCCGACCCGATCCACGCCGAGAAGATTCTCGTCTTGGATTTCGGTTCCCAGTACACGCAGCTCATCGCACGACGGATTCGCGAAAGCCAGGTCTACTCCGAGATCCATCCCTGTGATACCCCGATCTCATTCATCCGAGACTTCAAGCCCAAAGGGATCGTTCTCTCCGGCAGCCCGGCGAGCGTTTACGATAACAAACCGCCTTATTGTCCTCCGGAAATCCTGGATCTGGGCGTCCCGGTATTGGGCATCTGCTACGGGATGCAATGGATCACCCACCGGTTGGACGGGAAGGTCTCCAAGTCGGCGCGACGGGAATACGGGCGGGCCGATCTGGTGATTGATGATGCCACGGATCTGTTGAACGGCGTCGGCGCCGCCTCGGGCGCCCAGGGCTCACGACCCGAAACGGTGGTCTGGATGAGCCACGGCGACCGGATCGATCGGATGCCCCCGGGGTTTGATGTCCTGGCGCACACGGCCAATTCGCCTATCGCGGCCATGCGGAATGAAAAGCGGCGTCTTTATGCGATTCAGTTTCATCCCGAAGTCGCCCACACCCCCCAGGGGCTTGCCATTCTGAAAAATTTTCTTTACCGCATTTGCGGCTGCGCCCCGACCTGGACGATGAAGGCCTATCTGGAACGCGCCGTCGACCAGATTCGTGAACGGGTCGGGGACGTCGGTGTGATCTGCGCCATGAGCGGAGGCGTCGACTCGGCCGTGGCCGCCATCCTCACCCATCGCGCCATCGGGGATCAGCTGACCTGCGTTTTCGTGGACAACGGGCTGCTTCGCCATAAGGAAGCCGAACGCGTGACGGAGACGTTTCGAAAATCGTTTAAACTGAATCTCCGGTACGTGGACGCCTCCAAAAGTTTTTTGAAGAAACTAAAAGGGGTTACCGACCCCGAACGGAAACGCCGGATCATCGGCCGTCAGTTCATCCATGTTTTCGAGGATCAGGCGAAGAATTTGGGACGTCCGGATTTCCTGGTCCAGGGCACCCTGTATCCGGACGTGATCGAGAGCGTTTCGTTTAAAGGGCCTTCCGCAACCATCAAGACGCATCATAATGTCGGCGGCCTGCCGACGCGGATGCGGTTCAAGCTGGTGGAACCCCTTCGCGAATTGTTCAAGGATGAAGTGCGCAGATTGGGCGAGGAGATGGGCCTCCCGGAGGAAATCCTTTGGCGGCATCCGTTTCCGGGACCGGGTTTGGCGGTCCGAATCATCGGGGAGGTGACGCGAAAGCGTCTGGATCTGTTGCGCGAAGCGGACGATATTGTCGAACAGGAAATCCGGAAGGCCGG contains:
- the glgP gene encoding alpha-glucan family phosphorylase gives rise to the protein MKPVRIFTVVPSLPARLERLRDLAYNLYWSWDPDTRELFRRLDREVWEQTRHNPVLMLGRINQEQLNAASEDTGFLAHFDRVCRNFDNYLSNPTTWYRATRGTEDRDRIAYFSAEFGLTDCLPIYSGGLGILAGDFLKSASDLGLPLVGVGLLYQQGYFNQYLNADGWQQESYADNDFYNLPIQPVLDATGKRVTVEVAFPERTVTAQVWRVEVGRVPLYLLDTNVDTNRREDREITDQLYGGDIEMRIKQEMILGIGGFRLISALGLRPTVCHMNEGHSAFLAIERVRCLMKDHKLSFAEARKVAAAGQVFTTHTPVPAGNDYFHPDLVEKYFGNFYRQVGLSRKEFLALGRQNPEDDREPFCMTVLALRLSAHLNAVSRLHETVSRKMWAGVWPGVPLEESPLSHVNNAVHVRSWISKDMADLFDRYFGTRWLEEPADPTNWKGIEEIPPLELWRTYERRRERLVAFARRRLRTQLHLRGAPEADLERADEVLDPGALTIGFARRFAVYKRATLLLHNPDRLANILNHPERPVQIIYAGLAHPRDDQGKELIRRIIHLSRLDRFRSRIVFLENYDMEVARYMVQGVDVWLNTPRRGLEASGTSGMKATANGVLNVSILDGWWDEAYQSEIGWAIGRGELYGDEAAQDEVESSALYDILEKEIIPMFYERGTNHLPRRWITRMKKAMAVLCPEFNTNRMVCEYSERFYFPAADVSERLYATDFSRAKSLASWEARLRTHWGEIRIERVEAPPAPQLRVGDKIDVKTWVQLGTLTPEDVTVELLMGRTNAQGEIVEAQPTRMEFKERSKEGLSLFEVWAVPCSKSGLHGFTIRVIPKHEDLSSPWELGLILWA
- the guaB gene encoding IMP dehydrogenase yields the protein MEEGLTFDDVVLIPAKSSVLPRLVETQTHLTRRIRINIPIISAAMDTVTDARMAIAMAQEGGIGIVHRAMSPKEQMVEVDKVKKSESGMIIDPITISPDQTIREALQLMARYRISGIPVTRGGKLVGIVTNRDLRFETRMNLKVSEVMTHKNLITAPEGTGLEEAKAILQKNRIEKLLVVNKAFELKGLITIKDIEKKIKYPNACKDASGRLRVGAAVGVGEDAMERVDLLSKAGVDLIVVDTAHGHSLSVLETVSKIKKNYPDLELVGGNVATAEATRDLIKAGVDGVKVGVGPGSICTTRIVAGAGVPQLTAIFHCAEAAAKPGVPIIADGGIKYSGDISKAIAAGADSVMIGSIFAGTEESPGETVLFQGRSYKVYRGMGSLGAMVKGGRDRYFQEHETESKLVPEGIEGRVPYKGSIASVVYQLVGGLKAGMGYCGCRTVKELQKKARFVKLTQAGLRESHVHDVIITKEAPNYRVERD
- the guaA gene encoding glutamine-hydrolyzing GMP synthase, yielding MRAAEGHPDPIHAEKILVLDFGSQYTQLIARRIRESQVYSEIHPCDTPISFIRDFKPKGIVLSGSPASVYDNKPPYCPPEILDLGVPVLGICYGMQWITHRLDGKVSKSARREYGRADLVIDDATDLLNGVGAASGAQGSRPETVVWMSHGDRIDRMPPGFDVLAHTANSPIAAMRNEKRRLYAIQFHPEVAHTPQGLAILKNFLYRICGCAPTWTMKAYLERAVDQIRERVGDVGVICAMSGGVDSAVAAILTHRAIGDQLTCVFVDNGLLRHKEAERVTETFRKSFKLNLRYVDASKSFLKKLKGVTDPERKRRIIGRQFIHVFEDQAKNLGRPDFLVQGTLYPDVIESVSFKGPSATIKTHHNVGGLPTRMRFKLVEPLRELFKDEVRRLGEEMGLPEEILWRHPFPGPGLAVRIIGEVTRKRLDLLREADDIVEQEIRKAGLYRSIWQAFAVLLPIKTVGVMGDERTYEPVVAIRAVHSQDGMTADWVKLPHEVLERISNRIVNEVRGVNRVVYDVSSKPPSTIEWE